In one window of Hevea brasiliensis isolate MT/VB/25A 57/8 chromosome 10, ASM3005281v1, whole genome shotgun sequence DNA:
- the LOC110665434 gene encoding cytochrome P450 CYP72A219 produces the protein MALLALGLMLCCLLFWSLKLLHAVWMRPKMMEKKLRKQGIHVLPYKLIYGNVKEMIKLASEARSKPMELTHDIAPRVDPFLQQLSMIHKKPFAAWYGMVPRVTIMDPKLIREILTRKFEFRKPEVSPTMKFFLKGLANIDGDKWVKHRKIINPAFHIEKLKGMLPSFMASCEEMIEKWDNMMDSSAKSCELDVFPEFQNLTGDIISRAAFSSNLEEGRLIFSLQRKQAQLLLQSLFNLNSLWSRFFPSKLNKRMMQIHEEVKTLLRGLIENREKAILSGNEHKDDLLNLLLKSNFNEIQQNKNVGMSRDDVIEECKLFYFAGHETTANLLAWTMIVLSMHQNWQEKARQEVLQHIGKNKPTFDELNKLKLVNLILLEVLRLYPPTSLVRSIQEETKLGEYSLPAGVSLQIPLYLIHRDPELWGQDATEFNPERFSEGISKASKDLQSPFFSFGWGPRTCIGQNFAMIEAKLALALILQHFSFELSPTYKHSPNVALTLQPQFGAQVIIHKI, from the exons ATGGCACTTTTGGCTTTGGGTTTGATGCTGTGTTGTCTTTTATTTTGGAGTCTGAAACTGTTGCATGCAGTATGGATGAGACCCAAAATGATGGAGAAGAAGTTGAGAAAACAAGGCATCCATGTCCTGCCCTACAAGTTAATTTATGGGAATGTTAAAGAGATGATCAAGTTAGCCTCAGAGGCTAGGTCTAAGCCAATGGAACTAACCCATGATATCGCGCCTCGCGTCGATCCTTTCCTTCAGCAACTCTCCATGATACATA AAAAGCCATTTGCTGCTTGGTATGGAATGGTTCCTCGTGTGACAATTATGGATCCGAAGCTAATAAGGGAGATTCTGACAAGGAAATTTGAATTTCGAAAGCCAGAGGTAAGTCCAACCATGAAGTTTTTCTTGAAAGGCCTTGCAAATATTGATGGAGATAAATGGGTAAAGCACAGGAAGATAATCAACCCTGCCTTCCACATAGAAAAATTGAAG GGAATGTTACCATCTTTTATGGCTTCTTGTGaagaaatgattgagaaatgggacAATATGATGGACTCATCTGCAAAATCCTGTGAATTGGATGTTTTCCCTGAGTTTCAGAACTTAACAGGAGATATTATATCAAGGGCAGCTTTTAGTAGCAATCTTGAAGAAGGGAGATTGATTTTCTCTCTCCAAAGGAAACAAGCTCAACTCCTTTTACAGTCACTTTTCAATCTCAATTCTCTCTGGTCAAG GTTCTTCCCCTCAAAATTGAACAAACGAATGATGCAAATCCACGAAGAAGTTAAAACCCTGCTTCGAGGCCTAATAGAGAATAGGGAGAAGGCTATACTGTCAGGAAATGAACACAAGGATGATTTACTGAATCTGCTACTCAAATCTAATTTCAATGAGATTCAACAAAACAAAAATGTTGGGATGTCAAGAGATGATGTGATAGAAGAATGCAAGCTATTCTACTTCGCTGGTCATGAGACTACTGCCAATTTGCTAGCTTGGACTATGATTGTATTGAGTATGCATCAAAACTGGCAAGAAAAGGCTAGGCAAGAGGTGCTGCAACACATTGGAAAAAATAAACCAACTTTTGATGAGTTGAACAAATTAAAGCTT GTGAACTTGATCCTGCTTGAGGTTCTGAGATTGTATCCGCCAACTTCCCTTGTTCGATCTATTCAAGAAGAGACAAAACTAGGAGAATACTCTCTTCCAGCAGGAGTAAGCTTGCAGATCCCATTGTACCTCATCCACAGGGATCCTGAACTATGGGGACAAGATGCGACAGAGTTTAATCCTGAAAGATTTTCTGAAGGGATTTCCAAGGCATCCAAGGACCTTCAATCTCCATTCTTTTCGTTCGGTTGGGGACCAAGAACGTGCATTGGACAAAACTTTGCTATGATTGAAGCTAAATTAGCACTAGCTTTGATTTTGCAACACTTCTCATTTGAgctatcccccacctacaaacaTTCTCCTAACGTTGCTCTTACTCTTCAACCTCAGTTTGGTGCGCAAGTTATCATACACAAGATTTGA